Part of the Vagococcus jeotgali genome, GAAATACTAAGCAATTGTGGACTGTTTTCTAAATAACCTGTTTGTACTAATGAAGGCATTACTGTGATAGCTAAGTAATGCCTTTCTTATTTAACTGCAATTCATATGATTTTCTTATTAAATGCTCAATAAAACAAAGGGAAATGAAATAATGACAACTAATATGCTCAATCTACCAAGTTTTAAGATTCTTGATATGAAGGAGAGTGAATATGATTATAGGTTCTTAGTTGAGACTACATTGCCACCTCCTTCTTATTACCCAAAATGTGGTACGGTTGCTAATCTATATAAGCATGGTAAAAAGGAACAATTATTCTTTGATTTGCCGATGC contains:
- a CDS encoding transposase family protein, translating into MKESEYDYRFLVETTLPPPSYYPKCGTVANLYKHGKKEQLFFDLPMHAKRVGIFVKRQRYKCNECGLHSLKVFQI